A genomic segment from Trichocoleus sp. encodes:
- a CDS encoding 7-carboxy-7-deazaguanine synthase QueE, translated as MTQSKDRTEPTDRMTSTSSPLNSPSTATQLSLPIVETFHSVQGEGAWTGTNAFFIRLGGCDVGCPWCDTKQSWNARRHPLQSISELVAAAQSVHPAIVVITGGEPLMHNLDALTDQLRAANLRLHLETSGAHPFSGQFDWVTFSPKPTKAPHPSIYAQTSELKVVVSQAIDLQWAEAQAAQIPASALKFLQPEWNSPDSSALIWDYVLQHPEWRISLQTHKFMQIR; from the coding sequence ATGACACAGAGTAAAGATAGAACGGAACCAACCGATCGCATGACTTCAACTTCCAGCCCACTCAATTCCCCATCAACCGCGACGCAGCTAAGCCTGCCGATCGTGGAAACCTTCCATTCGGTGCAGGGAGAAGGGGCATGGACAGGAACGAATGCCTTTTTTATTCGACTGGGGGGCTGTGATGTGGGCTGTCCCTGGTGCGATACGAAGCAGTCCTGGAACGCCCGTCGTCATCCGCTGCAATCGATTTCTGAGCTAGTTGCAGCAGCACAGTCTGTACATCCGGCGATCGTCGTAATCACGGGCGGCGAACCCCTGATGCACAATCTTGATGCACTTACGGATCAGCTTCGGGCAGCAAACCTGCGGCTGCATCTCGAAACCTCTGGAGCACATCCTTTCTCAGGACAGTTTGACTGGGTGACGTTCTCGCCTAAACCGACGAAAGCCCCGCATCCGAGCATCTATGCCCAAACGAGCGAACTGAAAGTAGTGGTTAGCCAAGCGATCGATTTGCAGTGGGCAGAGGCGCAGGCAGCACAGATCCCTGCATCGGCGCTCAAGTTTTTGCAGCCAGAATGGAATTCACCCGACAGTTCTGCCCTGATTTGGGATTATGTGCTGCAACATCCAGAATGGCGTATTAGCCTACAAACCCACAAATTTATGCAGATTCGCTAG
- a CDS encoding family 1 glycosylhydrolase — protein MSNITDRSPQSIIQLWGGIECTVNRVGDQFFDQLEKNGHGTRSSDLDLFASLGIQALRYPVLWERIAPNGLDQADWTWTDERLERLRHLGICPIAGLVHHGSGPTHTSLIDPQFAEKVAEFAAAVAARYPWLDHYTPINEPLTTARFSGLYGHWYPHGQDDRTFLRALINQCRAVGLSMEAIRQINPQAKLVQTEDLGKIFSTPLLAYQAAFENDRRWLSLDLLCGRVDRSHPLWDYLRRADISEAELNWFLEHPCPPDIFGINRYMTSDRFLDERLERYPTETHGGNGRHQYADVEAVRVCADGIPTPKMILQEVWERYQRPIAITEAHLGCTREEQLRWFKQVWDDAQSLRDEGADIRAVTAWSLLGAYDWNSLLTRAVGFYESGVFDLRSPTPRATALATLMRYLAAGQTYQHPLLEVPGWWQRDDRLLYPPVNCDEEVTVSQSAPNLKIHRSSPLLITGATGTLGRAFARICERRGIPYHLLSRQEMDITSPESVDRVLTEIQPWAVVNTAGYVRVDDAEREPHLCRQINSDGAAILAGACVQHNISFVTFSSDLVFDGNQNRPYVESSEVAPLNVYGHSKATAEKWVLEAHPCSLVIRTSAFFGPWDDYNFLTIVRRTLASGQPFIAAADAIISPTYVPDLVNTTLDLLIDGECGLWHLANQGAMTWADLARTVADLDGLNAAQVEARPSEKLGFVAPRPTYSVLTSERGLLLPALDRAIDQYLSECILPSR, from the coding sequence ATGAGTAACATAACCGATCGCAGCCCTCAATCCATAATTCAGCTTTGGGGCGGTATTGAGTGTACAGTGAATCGAGTTGGCGACCAATTCTTTGACCAACTAGAAAAAAATGGTCACGGAACGCGCAGCAGTGATCTTGATTTGTTCGCCTCGCTCGGAATTCAAGCACTTCGCTATCCGGTGTTGTGGGAACGCATTGCCCCAAATGGATTGGATCAGGCAGATTGGACTTGGACCGATGAGCGATTAGAACGCTTACGGCATCTGGGGATTTGTCCGATCGCTGGATTGGTACATCATGGCAGTGGACCCACTCACACCAGTCTGATCGATCCGCAGTTTGCCGAGAAAGTAGCTGAATTTGCGGCGGCGGTTGCAGCCCGTTATCCCTGGCTGGATCACTATACGCCGATCAACGAACCCCTAACAACTGCCCGGTTTAGTGGGCTGTATGGTCATTGGTATCCGCATGGTCAGGACGATCGCACTTTTTTACGTGCCCTCATCAATCAGTGTCGAGCTGTTGGGTTGTCGATGGAGGCAATTCGGCAAATTAATCCGCAAGCCAAACTGGTGCAAACTGAAGACCTAGGCAAGATTTTTAGTACGCCTTTGCTGGCATATCAGGCAGCATTTGAGAACGATCGCCGCTGGCTATCATTGGATCTGCTTTGTGGTCGAGTCGATCGATCGCATCCGCTGTGGGATTACTTGCGTCGTGCTGATATCTCAGAGGCAGAGCTAAACTGGTTTCTCGAACATCCCTGCCCGCCAGATATTTTTGGGATTAACCGATACATGACCAGCGATCGGTTTTTGGATGAGCGTCTGGAGCGTTACCCAACAGAAACACATGGCGGCAATGGACGACACCAGTATGCTGATGTAGAAGCGGTTCGGGTTTGTGCTGATGGCATTCCTACACCCAAAATGATCTTGCAGGAAGTCTGGGAACGCTACCAACGTCCGATCGCCATTACTGAAGCACATTTAGGCTGTACTCGCGAAGAACAACTGCGCTGGTTTAAACAAGTCTGGGATGATGCTCAGAGTTTACGCGATGAAGGAGCTGATATTCGAGCTGTCACTGCCTGGTCGCTATTGGGTGCGTATGACTGGAACAGCTTGCTTACCCGTGCGGTTGGTTTTTATGAGTCTGGCGTTTTCGACCTCCGATCACCGACTCCCCGCGCTACAGCACTAGCAACCCTGATGCGCTATTTGGCTGCCGGACAAACCTATCAGCATCCGCTGCTCGAAGTTCCGGGGTGGTGGCAGCGAGACGATCGATTGCTTTATCCGCCAGTAAATTGTGATGAGGAAGTAACCGTTTCTCAAAGCGCCCCGAACCTGAAAATTCATCGTTCTTCTCCGCTGCTAATTACAGGCGCTACCGGAACGCTCGGACGAGCCTTTGCGCGGATCTGTGAGCGGCGTGGCATTCCTTATCATCTGCTGTCCCGGCAAGAGATGGATATTACCAGCCCAGAGTCAGTCGATCGGGTGCTAACAGAAATTCAGCCCTGGGCAGTCGTAAACACGGCTGGATATGTGCGGGTTGATGATGCCGAACGAGAACCCCATCTTTGTCGGCAGATTAACTCAGACGGCGCTGCAATTCTCGCGGGTGCCTGTGTGCAGCACAATATTTCATTTGTCACTTTTTCATCTGATTTAGTGTTCGACGGTAACCAAAATCGACCTTATGTTGAAAGTAGTGAAGTTGCTCCACTGAATGTCTATGGACATAGCAAAGCAACTGCTGAAAAGTGGGTCTTGGAAGCACATCCTTGCTCGTTAGTCATTCGCACTAGCGCCTTTTTTGGACCCTGGGACGACTACAATTTCTTGACGATCGTTCGTCGCACGCTTGCCTCAGGACAACCTTTCATCGCTGCTGCAGATGCGATCATTTCCCCCACCTATGTGCCTGATTTAGTGAATACCACCCTCGATTTGCTAATTGATGGTGAATGTGGGCTGTGGCACCTGGCAAACCAGGGAGCAATGACTTGGGCAGACTTAGCGCGAACCGTTGCCGACTTAGATGGATTAAATGCGGCTCAGGTGGAAGCCCGCCCAAGCGAGAAATTAGGATTCGTTGCTCCTCGCCCAACTTATAGCGTCTTAACCAGTGAAAGAGGCTTACTGCTGCCTGCCTTAGACCGGGCGATCGACCAATATCTGAGCGAGTGCATTCTGCCTTCCCGCTAG